Genomic segment of Eleutherodactylus coqui strain aEleCoq1 chromosome 1, aEleCoq1.hap1, whole genome shotgun sequence:
tggtataatttacgccagtgtTTGGCAAAATTTATACAAGAATGTCTCGGTCTGGGGTAGCCACACCCCTTCCCAATAGCCATGCCCACTTTTCAGGAAAGTGATTGATGGTGGCACAGACCACCAAAAATTGCAAAAGTTTTGAGCAAGCAAGCCTTGCACaacatttttgtaactttttcacACCAGAGACTGgcataaaacattttataaatgtcCCCGAAAGTGTTTACTCAAAAGTAGTAGTTTCTGAAAAAAAGCAGATCATTTTTTAATCTCACATATGCTTTTACATGATTAATACAATTATGATTTATATCTTCACTTCTTAATCAGAGAAGAACATGCAAAGTATAGCAAGCTAGGTATGCACCATCATCAATGTGACGCTTCACACTCGGACTAGTGAGAGCTGCAAGAAACCTGAATAGGAAGGAAAACTATGAACATGGAGAATTTTGTCATCAGACTCTTTTGAATAATTAAGGGTAACGGATTTTGAGTCATCTGTGCTCACAGATTGTACCCCAAATAATACATTATGGCCGATGACAGGATGTGGTTTTACAAGTGATTAGCCAGCTGAGTGCCATACCACAAAGCCTCAGATGATTACACATTCTTAGAAACTCCTACAACACTTGTTCAATCCTTAGGATTTTTTTTCGCTTGCCATCATAGCTATTGGCCTGTTACGCCATCTGCTGGCGGTTAAATTGCTGACCCAAACATTGCCAACCATTTGTAATAGAAAGTCAGCCCTGAAGCATGTTTCTTTTAACTTCAGATGGGTTTCCCAACCTCATAAATATTTGTTAAAACAGCTTATAATTGTGTGAAATACCAAAGGAGTAATAGTCACCTTCCCAAtcctctgcctttgctgtgctgatACTTTCCCAGTACCCTGGTGGTCTCTGTTCTGTCTCTTCCAGAAATTACACGTTGACATGACATATGATCTCTGGCCAGAGCGGTGACCTTATGGATATCGACATATCCATGCTGGAGCAGGAAGAACAGAGATTGTCGGGGGACATCAGAAGCATCAACACAGGAGCAGTAAGGGATCAGTAAAGTATtactacttttgttattttacaccattggAAGGGCTCATTAAAAATATTTCATAGGGTTGGACAACCATTTCAAATGGTTGAGAGGAGAGACATTATCTGCTCGaaaatacagggtgattcaaacaGAATGTGGAAAAGCAAAGCTGATTTCTTCACACTTGAATTGACATACAACATTCAGAATAACTGAAAAAgacagaagaactcttcaagtttttattgcaccttacagattttgatgtgggtACCATTGGTGACACAGCAGGTGTCCAGTTGGTAGTCCAGGCTGCCGATTCCGGCATATGCTCTGTTATCGATTCCACTGCTGTGGAGATGTGTTGTTTTAGGTAGTCTTGTGTTATCAATAGCACtcacatcaaacatctgtaaggtgcaataaaaacttgaagagttcctcTGTCTTTTCAAGTTATTCTGGatgttgtatgtcaattcataTTGAAATAAATCGGCTTtagttttgcaccattcttttggAATCACCCTGTGCATCCTGCCTATTTCCAAAAATCTTTATTAGAGCTGATTAGGTCTTTTAATTCTGACATGCTTTTACGAGGACTTGGAATAACTGAATTCACAGAGAGCATATTGTGATTGTGTAATACTTTGATTCTATGGaaattctaattttaaaaagtgcTATCATGTACTTACATCTTCCTTTAGTATGTCGCTGGTTGAAGAAGCTGTGTATATGCTGGCTTGGGACTGGCTGCTGATCCCACTGTCCTCCTTCAGGGTCTCATTCTCATTTATCCATGGTTTAAATATCATGGATCCATCGGTCGTGTCCAAGTAGCCATCTAAAGGAGAAGTGGTTCCTAATGAAGTCATGGACGCGGCACTGGCCCTAGAATTTCGAAGGCTTTTACGCTGATAGTTAGGCCACTGACTTTGTGGTTTCGGACTCATAGGTCGACAAGGCATTGAGTTAAGGTCAGAATTGGAAAAAATATTTGCATAAGACGTGCTTGATGATTGTCTCATCATTGAAGGCTCATTTGGATTAAATGTTGTACAGTCCATAGAGTGATCAAACGAATTTCTTGCATTTGTAGTGGTGCCACACTTTACAGGACTTAGCACATCAACATCCTCAGCAGCAGATTCTGGTGAAGTGGGCACCACATGGTTATCATTGAATTCCATGTAGCTACTATCTTTTATTTGCGCTGTAGAACTGCTGAGTAAGTCTGGAACCACTGATGAATGATTCTCACTGCAGGTATCAATCTTTTCTTTAGACCCCTTCCTTGGTTTGTTTGGCGTGATGACGTTCGTGGATAATGTTACTACACTAAGTCTTTTGATTGAGTCTCTTTCCTTGTTCTTTCGCAAGGCTCTCCATGACATTTGATGAGGTCTGATCCTTTTCCTTTCATCTTTGGTGTGGACAGTTTCCAAGCTTTGAgttgtattttctttttctacatttttaaaaTCAAAAAGGCTTGAAAAGGACTTATGGGCCCATGATAGCCTTTCTTTTAACCGTTTGCCTTCCacatttttattactatttttcatATTGTTACTATCCAATTGGGGCTTGGAAAAATCTTGGTTGTTGTATGGTTCAGCCTGCTCATGGTTGTTGGATGGTTCAGCTTGCTCTTCGGTGTTGGATGGTTCAGCTTGCTCTTGGGTGTTGGATGGTTCAGCTTGCTCTTGGGTGTTGGATGGTACAGATGGCTCAGGAATCTTAACACTTGAAATATTACTTCTGAATCGAATAAAATTGTCTAGGTCAATCCTCCCTGGTCCTGAAGCTTTTCTCATACTCCTGTTATAGAGGAAGCTACTTTCACCTGGGTCTTCATCAGAGAAATCTGAAGACTGCTCATCTCTATATAGATCGGCCAGCTGTCTACTGTTTATAAATGGAGCTTTAAGAGAGTGTAATTGTTTGCTTTGTATACTACTCACTGTTCTTTCTGCTTTTTCATCTACATTTAGGTCATTTTCTGACTGGGCTGATTGATTGCTTTCTGGGGGAACCTCTAAAATTGGCGGCAATCCTGAAGATCTCTCACTCAAATCCATCTCTTGGTTAGTAGCATTAACATCTTTACATGGTTCACAGTCTTCATTTTCAGTGCAATTGTTGCAGCTACAGTAGGTACTTTCATCATCTACATCTATTGCAGCCTTGCCCGTGTTCTTTGTGGTCCTTTCAGGAGGAGAGTCTTGTAAATGACCTAAGATATCCTCCTTTTCCTCTTCTAGCTTTTGTAAGCTGTCATATTCCATGTCGTCATCATCATCGTCTGAGAAACTGAACGCTTCATGCTCTGAGCTATCTGTACTGTCTTCGCTCTGGTCATCATCCAGCATTTTGACAGAATTTGACAAGTTAATTTGTTCCACGATGGATTCTTCATCTGAATCACATACATTAGCAGACTCTATGTCATTCATCTCTGAAACCAGACTATTATCTTCTTCTTGATATATTCTTTTAGGATCAGGGCTGTCTAGTACATTGTCCTTCATTGGAGGACTTTGCTTAACTTGACTTGTTTCAATAGCCATGTCATCAGTATTCATTTCAAGTGAGACCTTCATATCTAAGTGGGCTTCAGTAGAATTGTTCTTCTCTGCATCATCACTACTGTCTACATTGACATCATCTTGATTAATAAGTGCATCTTTGACTAAATCGTCACTGGAGAACTCCTGAACGAGTATTTGACTATTTTCATGTAAATcatatgattgctcaaaagtagGCTGTATACTTTGTTCTTCTACAAAATGGACTTCATTGGGTTTGTTCCTTGTTGCCTGAGCATCTGTCCTTTCTATGGATATTATAATAAGACTAGGTTTGTTAGATGAATCATTGGTGGTATCTGACTCCTGATGGGAAGTCTTTCTGATGGTCATATGGTTTGGTGTGGCTTCCTTGTTAACTGCTGAATagttttttgcttcatctatgtTGTATTCAGGCACGTTTGGTTTTAGATGTGGTTTTATTGTATAATTGCCCTTATTTGCTTCTATGGCGTTTAATATAACCAGAATTCTGTTTTCTTTGTCTTCACATTTGTGAATTTCTGAAGATCCACACCCTAGATCTGTAATATCATCATCAAGAGAATTAGTGTGCTGGTTTCGGACTGGTTTATTGAGTACTCTAGTAGGTTCCCAGTGTTGATGGGAACTATGGTCCCAGTCTTCTTGATAAAGACTAAACTTATCTACTCGCGTTGGTTTTTTTGTTGGAGTCCTCATTAAATCTCCATTGGACTGATCTACACAAGCAGACGTTGTGTCCAGATTCGGACCTTCTTTAGAGCTTGACTTATCTGCTGTACTTAACTCTCCTGTATTTGCACCATTCTTTCTACACTCTTCTGCAGTGTCCTTACGGTTATGAATTCTAAAATGAATATTAGGCAAACTTTGGCGAGAGGCAACAATAGTAGTGTCTGACCTTGCACAAATCAGGCAACCTTCTGAATGGGAAATGACACTGACTCTCTTTATTCGATTTGCCCCGATTTCTGTGGAAACCACCAAACCTCTAAGGCTTTCCTCAATTACTGTCACACTGTGCTGCAACCCGGTGAAAGTTACATTATTGTTCTCTGTATCTTCCCTTAAATTTACATTAGAAGTAAAGAGACTTTTCTTGTTCCTATCCAAAGTTTGTACTTTATTTAGCTCAGATGTGAGGTTTTTCTGAGGAGACGGGAGTTGTGTTTGTAAACAGGAAGAGGCCTCGGTCTGATCTTCTTGGCTTTCTTTTGAGAAGTGTGTGTTGTTTGAATAAGTGCCACTTTGGATTTTAGTAAAATTCGAATACACAGATTCCTCCTTGTCTAATAAAATACAATCTGTCCTTCTGTTCAGTTCATCTGTCGCATCGCTAGAAACAGAGTCAACGTCGGAGATGCTTTCAAATACTTCGCTCTTTAATTCAGAGGGGCTATCGCTGAAGTATGATCTTGTTTCAAAGTAATCTTCATCTTGGTCCTGATTGAAAGACACAAACTCAAGCGTACAGTGCTCCGTGCTGTCTTCATTAAACTCTACTTTATTTTCAGCGTCTTCATTTAGTTCTGGGGTCTGTAATGATAAATCAGTGTAAGATGTGGAAATAAACAAAATCTCATTTCAACCGCAAACATATATTGTTATACTTAAAGTGTCCTATTCCTTTCTAAATGTTAGAGATAAGTGTAAATTACCATTTGCCATAATTCCAAAAACCTCACTTTGCTCTACTTATTTAATAAGTTACAAGTTTTTAATCGAAAATACTTTATTAACAATCAGTTATCATAAACAgggggtgggcaaaaatatggaaacagtgTATGAAATGAGTGCCTTAAGTtatatgggattataaatcatattttaataaTACATGAAGAGACAATATGACACAGATCTGGCTGGGAAGAAGTGACCATCTGCCCGATTaagaaggttccattggtcaggggtttcagccactcagctgctgttaccagctggctcccaaaaccacccagagcagggcaagaggtgaagtaaacacaaatttgttggAAAAGTTTTCAGCCAAGCAggagtcaaaagggcagctcagtgctaaggattaaaatcccatgcatttcatatggcgttagcatatttttgtccactctcTGTAGATacatacaatgtactgcaatgtCTAACTAAGAGATTAATTAATTCACTGGGATGCTCGCTTTGACCATAATAGAGTCCAACCTGCTTCCATCATACCATACGGAATTTTTTAGACAAAATAGATTTAGTGCTGGAGACTCTGAAtgtagcctccaaattttaccttaaaaaaacaaaaaaacatcatagcagtgatcaaaaaagtaacgttcccaaaatggtatcaatgaaaactacagctcgttacactaaaaacaagcccttacacagttacatgtatggaaatataaaaactgttatgggtctttgaatgcagcgatttaataatctaattattttccaaaaaaaggctttttattgtacaaaactgCGAAAACCTCAAAAAATGCATGATTTTAGTATCGTCGTAATcatgcatagaaaaaaaattatcatgtcatttacacTGCATAGTGgatgccgtaaaaaaaaaaaaacaatcgcagaattgatgttttttcactTGCTCCCCCCCAAAAATAGAAGTTATACAATACGTTATAtgtaatggtaccaataaaaattacagctcgtaCACAAAGaacaaaccctcatatggctattttgatggaaaatttaaaaagttgtggcttttgaaaagcggAGCTGAAAATCCCACAGAAATTGTTGCATCCCTAGGTCCAAACTAGGCCacattgttaaggggttaatatgtaatAATACACCCCATTATATGGCCTTTTAGTATGCAACAAAGAATGTCTCCAGTGGATTGTAGGCATCCATTCAATAAAATTGAACAATATTGAGACTGGGCCAAACCCACCATAGGATCTTTCCTCATTACCTTCGAGCCTTCCATCGAATGTATACCTCATGGGATTTCCCTACATATGCCTCTGACACAAGGCTGATGTGCCTTCCATAAAGGAGCCTATGTTAAAAGTAGCATACCATGCCGTATCTTTCCTTTTTTATAGAATGCCAGCCAGcaacctattgcacactgataaggggcaaaacccccaaaacagctttCTGTACATGGTgaccttttccttctggagaagaatcTTGTTTTAGtttatatttccagtcattgttacaaggctagtTAAAAAGTCGAatgttgacttgcaggaattctgtcttccaatagatggcgctgtagaggcattgttcgaTCTTTCAATTGACTGGAAAGAATAAAGTCAAATACAGGACTTGAAATAAAGAAAGTGAGCTTCCGAAAAATGTTTAAAACGACCACCATCAGTGGCTATACAAA
This window contains:
- the LOC136624120 gene encoding uncharacterized protein yields the protein MFSVMYFLRSFFKTPELNEDAENKVEFNEDSTEHCTLEFVSFNQDQDEDYFETRSYFSDSPSELKSEVFESISDVDSVSSDATDELNRRTDCILLDKEESVYSNFTKIQSGTYSNNTHFSKESQEDQTEASSCLQTQLPSPQKNLTSELNKVQTLDRNKKSLFTSNVNLREDTENNNVTFTGLQHSVTVIEESLRGLVVSTEIGANRIKRVSVISHSEGCLICARSDTTIVASRQSLPNIHFRIHNRKDTAEECRKNGANTGELSTADKSSSKEGPNLDTTSACVDQSNGDLMRTPTKKPTRVDKFSLYQEDWDHSSHQHWEPTRVLNKPVRNQHTNSLDDDITDLGCGSSEIHKCEDKENRILVILNAIEANKGNYTIKPHLKPNVPEYNIDEAKNYSAVNKEATPNHMTIRKTSHQESDTTNDSSNKPSLIIISIERTDAQATRNKPNEVHFVEEQSIQPTFEQSYDLHENSQILVQEFSSDDLVKDALINQDDVNVDSSDDAEKNNSTEAHLDMKVSLEMNTDDMAIETSQVKQSPPMKDNVLDSPDPKRIYQEEDNSLVSEMNDIESANVCDSDEESIVEQINLSNSVKMLDDDQSEDSTDSSEHEAFSFSDDDDDDMEYDSLQKLEEEKEDILGHLQDSPPERTTKNTGKAAIDVDDESTYCSCNNCTENEDCEPCKDVNATNQEMDLSERSSGLPPILEVPPESNQSAQSENDLNVDEKAERTVSSIQSKQLHSLKAPFINSRQLADLYRDEQSSDFSDEDPGESSFLYNRSMRKASGPGRIDLDNFIRFRSNISSVKIPEPSVPSNTQEQAEPSNTQEQAEPSNTEEQAEPSNNHEQAEPYNNQDFSKPQLDSNNMKNSNKNVEGKRLKERLSWAHKSFSSLFDFKNVEKENTTQSLETVHTKDERKRIRPHQMSWRALRKNKERDSIKRLSVVTLSTNVITPNKPRKGSKEKIDTCSENHSSVVPDLLSSSTAQIKDSSYMEFNDNHVVPTSPESAAEDVDVLSPVKCGTTTNARNSFDHSMDCTTFNPNEPSMMRQSSSTSYANIFSNSDLNSMPCRPMSPKPQSQWPNYQRKSLRNSRASAASMTSLGTTSPLDGYLDTTDGSMIFKPWINENETLKEDSGISSQSQASIYTASSTSDILKEDDTRLQNQTKAIKMQREKVLPKKKTSEFLVFTFPNMETSITATLPILTSVEQAPFSEKSNTKSLFRSLSCDDLWVNQRKQEMQVDKTESTIQGESHMHNELQARMSRSGSTTPFDIFRIRPLKIHSFSQSTPTRLDLVGCVRRITFPVITDGSLDRPSLTDDMGSDEDLYDDLHVSSHRYGGGGEQLAINELISDGSVVYAEALWDHVTMDDQELGFKAGSVIEVMDATNKEWWWGRIVESEGWFPASFVRLRVNQDDSLEDYTGRPGDKDQDAKTLLRRHVFGQTNKDQMRTNVINEILNTEKDYIKHLKDICEGYIKQCRKRADMFTEEQLWTIFGNIEDIYKFQKKFLKTLEKRIIKDAPHLSEIGSCFLQYQNDFQIYSEYCNNHPNACTELSKLSKVKKYGYFFETCRLVQNMIDISLDGFLLTPVQKICKYPLQLAELLKYTNPHHRDFADVEAALNAMKNVAKLINERKRRLENIDKIAHWQSSIEDWEGDDILTRSSELIYSSELTKFSQLQSKGQQRIVFLFDHQIVYCKKDILRRDILYYKGKINMDEMEVINLEDGKDKDFNITVKNAFKLQSKVSEEVHLFLAKKPEQKQRWMQAFEEERKQVLLDEQTGFSISEIQRKQAMMNANKPRPTGKPKAVNRTYYDFWMRQKHPTLPANLPQQQVFMLAEPKRKPSNFWQNISRLTPFRK